A portion of the Deinococcus peraridilitoris DSM 19664 genome contains these proteins:
- a CDS encoding phage tail protein has product MAAESIIEIIMRARDEASKVMQQAGNNAQKSEKQVNNAGRSMQGALAAGANIARAALFGLGGAALLVGAQLIALEREVQQAAAELGGISGATKDSLPEIAGQLKDLAAATGASMSDVSAALKSVATDFLIFNPKNKEGIATYLIDWKAATGQAIEEAGKNFRRLILVYFKDRDTLEALRESGDKIYAVARAIGVDPGGLAAAMAEAAPLLKTAFQDFDDGLSFLGQIAYYAGDAEVAKDALITFSQAVGDIRNAFKKGEDPDEGLLDMFGILGINRETVQNDAILTGELMMLSLKNAMADNKITAEEQQALGVLFGEEVGPIMQAAAGYTGDAIQRIKQALQGYEGSVKSAADVTRASVEGDITKSWNKFLADISKSNQWEGVKKAATGIMDALVGFTQTDWSKVGKGLLDMKNGLVSTLIGADRDEVNEAIIWWWNDVATPAIKGFFSKYSLTALLDKNEKMVKGLWEKLLPSLNEAGTFLQGWGDTVATTLSNLWVDGKIFSGKLKAASVDFLLTKLLPTVEGANEFLTSWARDVGTSLANLWTDGKVLAGKVGQAGSDLLMRKLFPALESVKEFVTSWSTDTVTTLSNLWIDGKIFGSKIKDAGAAWWELTKASWSEAITGTKGIVPWATNRWSDLQAGFDLWVTRMKTVGSDLLGGLMMGLSAKYEDTRKKVVGIGGDVLTWFKDTFKMKSPSRATAEMGGWLMEGLTRGIESEKDSTLSSVMKAGMDVLTAFRSTQHDGNKSRWGAIMTLGMVAVKAAVGEGAGPILKQVQDFAEAALAAFTSTEGGWTKFGSFLKGKFTEWSQGMTGWAAVGMQVAGQFAEFLGGQAQEGFSNFGGAFKEFLLQMLTGLEAQIIAQQVAGIAVAIMQAPATFGASLLAIPGMVAAAGAAFLAFEGAKMLVNSFDVGTTYVKGDQLAQIHDGEMIIPKNFAQGLRDGEVSLGGGGESVIVQVILDGRTIAQQVGQRIYQGTRELVRADLPALR; this is encoded by the coding sequence ATGGCTGCAGAGAGCATCATCGAAATCATCATGCGGGCCCGGGACGAAGCGTCCAAGGTCATGCAGCAAGCAGGGAACAACGCGCAGAAGAGCGAGAAGCAGGTGAACAATGCCGGGCGGAGCATGCAGGGCGCCCTGGCGGCCGGGGCGAACATCGCCCGCGCAGCCCTGTTCGGCCTGGGTGGCGCGGCGCTGCTGGTCGGAGCGCAACTCATCGCGCTGGAGCGCGAGGTGCAGCAGGCCGCCGCGGAGCTCGGTGGGATCAGTGGCGCCACGAAAGATTCACTGCCTGAAATTGCCGGGCAGCTCAAGGACCTGGCGGCCGCGACGGGCGCCAGCATGTCCGACGTCAGCGCGGCTTTGAAGTCGGTTGCCACGGACTTTTTGATCTTCAACCCCAAAAACAAAGAAGGCATCGCCACCTACCTGATCGACTGGAAAGCCGCGACGGGCCAGGCGATCGAGGAGGCCGGCAAGAATTTCCGCCGGTTGATCCTGGTGTACTTCAAGGACCGGGACACGCTGGAGGCCCTGCGTGAATCAGGCGACAAAATCTACGCGGTCGCGCGCGCCATCGGTGTGGACCCGGGAGGCCTGGCGGCCGCCATGGCCGAGGCCGCACCCCTGCTGAAAACCGCCTTCCAGGACTTCGACGATGGCCTCTCGTTCCTGGGGCAGATCGCTTACTACGCCGGTGATGCCGAGGTGGCCAAGGACGCCCTGATTACCTTCTCCCAGGCCGTGGGGGACATCCGCAACGCCTTCAAAAAAGGCGAGGATCCGGACGAAGGGCTGCTCGACATGTTCGGGATCCTCGGCATCAACCGGGAGACCGTGCAGAATGACGCGATCCTCACGGGTGAGCTGATGATGCTCAGCCTGAAAAATGCCATGGCGGACAACAAAATCACCGCAGAAGAACAGCAGGCCCTGGGCGTGCTGTTCGGTGAAGAGGTCGGCCCGATCATGCAGGCCGCGGCGGGCTACACGGGCGACGCGATTCAACGCATCAAGCAGGCCCTGCAAGGGTACGAAGGCAGCGTCAAAAGTGCAGCGGACGTCACCCGCGCGTCCGTCGAGGGAGACATCACCAAGAGCTGGAACAAGTTCCTGGCCGACATCAGCAAAAGCAACCAGTGGGAAGGCGTCAAGAAGGCCGCGACGGGCATCATGGACGCGCTGGTCGGCTTCACGCAGACCGACTGGAGCAAGGTCGGCAAGGGCCTGCTGGACATGAAGAATGGCCTGGTGTCCACCTTGATCGGCGCGGACCGGGACGAGGTGAACGAGGCGATCATCTGGTGGTGGAATGACGTCGCCACCCCGGCCATCAAGGGCTTTTTCAGCAAGTACAGCCTGACCGCGCTGCTCGACAAGAACGAGAAGATGGTCAAAGGTCTGTGGGAGAAGCTGCTGCCCTCGCTCAACGAAGCCGGCACGTTCCTGCAGGGCTGGGGTGACACCGTCGCCACGACCCTCAGCAACCTCTGGGTGGACGGCAAAATCTTCAGCGGCAAACTCAAAGCCGCTTCAGTCGACTTCCTGCTCACCAAACTGCTGCCCACGGTCGAAGGCGCCAACGAGTTCCTGACCAGTTGGGCGCGCGACGTCGGCACCAGCCTCGCGAACCTCTGGACGGACGGCAAGGTCCTCGCGGGCAAGGTCGGCCAGGCAGGCAGCGACCTGCTGATGCGCAAACTCTTCCCGGCCCTCGAGTCGGTCAAGGAGTTCGTCACCAGTTGGAGCACGGACACCGTCACGACCCTCAGCAACCTGTGGATCGACGGCAAGATTTTCGGGTCGAAGATCAAGGATGCCGGCGCCGCGTGGTGGGAACTGACCAAAGCCAGCTGGAGTGAGGCGATCACCGGCACCAAGGGCATCGTGCCATGGGCGACGAACCGCTGGAGTGACCTGCAGGCAGGCTTCGACTTGTGGGTGACGCGCATGAAGACCGTCGGGAGCGACCTGCTGGGTGGCTTGATGATGGGCCTGAGTGCGAAGTACGAAGACACCCGCAAGAAAGTCGTCGGCATCGGCGGGGACGTCCTGACGTGGTTCAAGGACACCTTCAAGATGAAGTCGCCGTCTCGCGCGACGGCCGAGATGGGCGGCTGGCTGATGGAAGGTCTGACGCGGGGCATCGAGAGCGAGAAGGACAGCACGCTCTCCAGTGTCATGAAAGCCGGGATGGACGTCCTGACCGCCTTCCGGTCCACCCAGCACGACGGGAACAAAAGCCGCTGGGGCGCGATCATGACGCTCGGAATGGTGGCCGTGAAAGCCGCGGTCGGCGAAGGCGCCGGGCCGATCCTGAAGCAGGTGCAGGACTTCGCTGAAGCGGCCCTCGCGGCGTTCACTTCAACCGAGGGAGGCTGGACGAAATTCGGTTCGTTCCTGAAAGGCAAGTTCACCGAGTGGTCGCAAGGCATGACTGGCTGGGCTGCCGTGGGCATGCAGGTCGCCGGGCAGTTCGCCGAGTTCCTCGGGGGTCAGGCGCAAGAGGGCTTCTCGAATTTCGGTGGGGCGTTCAAGGAGTTCCTGCTGCAGATGCTCACCGGCCTCGAGGCGCAGATCATCGCGCAGCAGGTGGCCGGGATCGCCGTGGCGATCATGCAGGCTCCCGCGACGTTCGGGGCGAGCCTGCTGGCCATCCCGGGCATGGTCGCTGCGGCCGGAGCGGCCTTCCTGGCGTTCGAGGGCGCCAAGATGCTGGTGAACAGCTTCGACGTCGGAACCACCTACGTGAAAGGCGACCAGCTGGCGCAGATTCACGATGGCGAAATGATCATCCCCAAAAACTTCGCGCAAGGCCTGCGCGACGGTGAGGTGAGCCTCGGCGGAGGTGGCGAGTCGGTCATCGTGCAAGTCATTCTGGACGGCCGCACCATCGCGCAGCAGGTCGGTCAGCGCATCTATCAAGGCACGCGTGAACTCGTGCGGGCCGACCTGCCGGCCCTGAGGTGA
- a CDS encoding HEPN domain-containing protein, which translates to MSSFVQMMAEFEDPAHPIAKAREALLGPPYQGEAGREVVIDTTLRRIVHALLEGKLDNPHLFTKVRDALVDRAVGERPTFITTSWITGVYLMEESYGLEPGVVLRRITAEDIAADLRILGERNSPLRDYPSAVLDIHKKYPSADAYQEDAVRMLQTLSLIGTGSVEAVMTIAENYVPFNNVHTSWSTESWKVDQGFEFSSKHLELFRVLREPVLAVIDSGKPSGSRDTWTGYPEIDIALSRYHESFKVDTITDAKIARLVGALEALFGENKPELKRRLCQRAALLLSLEGVEPIEASTMLAKCYDNRSTYVHGGLLSAKKRAEAENHLPILLQFTRVLILLSLLLKKSNSRKDNLMGLLDRALLSLPHRNLLLQLHQESVPIPLIKS; encoded by the coding sequence ATGTCCTCCTTCGTCCAGATGATGGCAGAGTTCGAAGATCCTGCGCATCCTATTGCTAAAGCGAGAGAGGCCCTCTTAGGACCTCCTTACCAAGGCGAGGCGGGGCGTGAGGTAGTTATAGACACCACTCTCCGAAGAATTGTCCATGCCCTTCTCGAAGGAAAGCTCGACAACCCTCACCTATTCACCAAGGTGCGAGATGCCCTTGTTGACCGAGCGGTTGGGGAACGACCAACGTTCATAACGACCTCCTGGATAACTGGCGTCTACTTGATGGAGGAGTCGTACGGGTTAGAGCCCGGAGTAGTTCTCAGGAGGATTACTGCCGAGGATATTGCTGCGGATTTAAGGATACTCGGGGAGCGAAACTCACCACTTCGTGATTACCCATCCGCAGTCCTCGATATCCACAAGAAGTACCCCTCAGCAGATGCGTACCAAGAAGATGCTGTCAGAATGCTCCAAACCCTCTCCCTCATCGGAACAGGCAGTGTTGAGGCGGTCATGACGATCGCAGAAAACTATGTGCCGTTTAACAACGTCCATACGTCATGGTCGACTGAATCCTGGAAAGTAGACCAAGGGTTCGAGTTCAGCAGCAAGCACCTTGAGTTGTTCCGCGTGCTTCGGGAGCCTGTGTTGGCGGTGATTGACTCGGGCAAACCGAGCGGTAGTCGGGATACTTGGACTGGATACCCTGAAATCGACATAGCTCTCAGCCGCTATCACGAGTCGTTCAAAGTGGACACCATTACTGACGCGAAAATCGCTCGTCTAGTTGGTGCCCTAGAAGCTCTTTTTGGAGAGAATAAGCCGGAGTTGAAGCGACGGCTCTGCCAGCGAGCTGCCTTGCTTCTTAGTCTCGAAGGAGTCGAGCCAATAGAGGCAAGTACCATGCTCGCGAAGTGCTACGACAATCGCAGCACATATGTTCATGGAGGATTGCTCAGTGCTAAAAAGCGGGCCGAGGCCGAGAATCATCTGCCAATACTGCTCCAGTTCACTCGTGTTTTAATCCTGCTAAGCTTGCTACTCAAAAAATCAAACTCACGTAAGGATAACCTGATGGGTTTGTTAGATAGGGCTCTGCTGTCGCTACCTCACCGCAACCTACTTCTACAACTCCATCAGGAATCCGTCCCCATACCCCTCATTAAAAGCTGA
- a CDS encoding phage protease: MELSSDQIRQQLQALLNPGAGDQPDGTYVPWVIWVRDLYGTYAVYQNESDGKLYRQDFTVTDLTVSLAGSPVEVVPTYATPGEASATASEGEAIPPEQPTSTLTRHLLTSMLRSGTRVFNENLQAAMVEAAQAGDAETTAAIAGILKKQVAATEASITAVIDEPPASPAAAAPPVEEEAQTLATPDDRETQVRDAATSLLGAKYPGQLVTITKVTVEDAGEGEELVSEVTFDVLNPEDETDEGTLHTVELRVAPDGTPTLGEPQEASATAEPPPATEGAGGELPGLQLSDRPTSRRRFFTPLKPTLLEEGKTATWVNVINLGTYEHDEYGTITFTEDDFNSWQKNLQAGVFGGIGPDGKPRVAADYGHAMDDPSADPASQKASGYICDLKLEGERVYALVDFTKPAAESIKNGEFSWWSVSVHPGINDKTGNPTGPVMLGGALTNRPFVPGLEAIQLSDLRPARSVQLKRELADAQAEVIKLRRKNFDGSLAITLDHFQRAGVPPHVVNLARPLLEADFDSQATIKLTRGGRTSEHKPGEVIALALLEFAKVGIVKTGEQTFHQTTSHVTLDQALEEVKAENPSVRQKDAIVLARKKYPHLRG, encoded by the coding sequence GTGGAACTCAGCTCAGACCAGATTCGCCAGCAACTCCAAGCCCTCCTGAATCCCGGCGCCGGTGATCAGCCGGACGGTACCTACGTTCCGTGGGTCATTTGGGTGCGTGACCTGTACGGCACTTACGCCGTGTACCAGAACGAATCAGACGGCAAACTGTACCGTCAGGACTTCACCGTCACCGACCTGACCGTCAGCCTGGCCGGCAGTCCGGTGGAAGTCGTGCCGACTTACGCCACGCCCGGCGAGGCCAGCGCGACTGCAAGTGAGGGAGAAGCCATCCCGCCCGAGCAGCCCACGTCGACGCTGACGCGCCACCTGCTGACCAGCATGCTGCGCAGCGGCACCCGCGTCTTCAACGAGAACTTGCAGGCGGCCATGGTCGAAGCCGCCCAGGCAGGCGACGCGGAAACCACCGCAGCGATCGCCGGGATCCTGAAGAAGCAGGTGGCTGCCACCGAAGCGTCGATCACGGCCGTGATCGACGAGCCGCCCGCTTCGCCCGCGGCCGCTGCACCTCCCGTCGAGGAAGAGGCGCAGACGCTGGCCACACCGGACGATCGCGAAACGCAGGTGCGTGACGCGGCCACGTCGCTGCTCGGCGCGAAGTACCCGGGTCAGCTCGTCACCATCACCAAGGTCACCGTCGAAGATGCCGGTGAAGGCGAGGAATTGGTATCCGAGGTGACCTTCGATGTCCTCAACCCCGAGGATGAAACGGACGAAGGCACCCTGCACACCGTGGAACTGCGCGTCGCACCGGACGGCACGCCCACCCTCGGGGAACCCCAGGAGGCCAGCGCGACCGCCGAGCCACCCCCGGCGACCGAGGGCGCTGGCGGGGAACTGCCCGGCCTGCAGCTCAGCGACCGGCCCACGTCCCGCCGGCGGTTCTTCACGCCCCTCAAGCCCACCCTGCTCGAGGAAGGCAAGACGGCCACCTGGGTGAACGTCATCAACCTCGGCACGTACGAGCACGACGAGTACGGCACGATCACCTTCACCGAAGACGACTTCAACAGCTGGCAGAAGAACCTGCAGGCCGGTGTGTTCGGCGGCATCGGTCCGGACGGCAAGCCACGCGTCGCTGCGGATTACGGGCACGCGATGGATGACCCCAGCGCGGATCCGGCCAGCCAGAAAGCCAGCGGGTACATCTGCGACCTGAAGCTCGAAGGCGAGCGGGTGTACGCGCTGGTCGACTTCACCAAACCTGCCGCTGAGTCCATCAAGAACGGCGAGTTCTCTTGGTGGTCCGTCAGCGTTCACCCGGGCATCAATGACAAGACGGGCAACCCCACGGGGCCCGTCATGCTCGGTGGTGCACTCACCAACCGCCCCTTCGTTCCTGGCCTGGAGGCCATCCAACTCTCAGACCTCCGCCCCGCCCGGTCAGTGCAGCTGAAACGCGAACTGGCCGACGCGCAGGCTGAAGTCATCAAGCTCAGGCGCAAGAACTTCGACGGTTCCCTGGCCATCACCCTCGATCACTTCCAGCGCGCCGGCGTTCCCCCTCACGTGGTGAATCTCGCCCGCCCGCTCCTCGAGGCTGACTTCGACAGCCAGGCCACCATCAAGCTCACGCGCGGCGGCAGAACCAGCGAACACAAGCCCGGTGAGGTCATCGCCCTCGCCCTGCTGGAGTTCGCGAAAGTCGGCATCGTCAAGACGGGCGAGCAGACCTTCCACCAGACCACCAGCCACGTCACCCTCGACCAGGCGCTGGAGGAAGTCAAAGCGGAAAACCCGTCCGTCCGCCAAAAGGACGCCATCGTCCTTGCCCGTAAGAAGTACCCGCACCTGCGCGGGTAA
- a CDS encoding phage tail tube protein encodes MNVGALGSVGLAREVTWGTAVAPTIFIPFASEGFKDGPEALSELQIRGILDQSPKYAGTLMVSGSLSGVVLPDQIGHLLRAVLGIPTVTGVGPYTHTFNPTQSAWSALSALPSYTFTVVRPSASSLAGQVVQYSGMVCQSLSFKYAANGLLMFDSQWIGKDAASVAAPTVTLPTSTPFNTNCALSRGGGSDATIQDYNLSITNSLEGVKLIGTGNTISRVAFSGARTITIGGAADFQSLALYTAFKNFTQEAWSIVHTQGAHTLTFSVPKALITDAGVAIGGDGRITLSYSGEAQYDTGTSRAFQAQLVNSVASFN; translated from the coding sequence ATGAACGTCGGCGCCCTCGGTTCCGTCGGCCTGGCCCGGGAAGTCACCTGGGGCACGGCCGTCGCTCCTACCATCTTCATTCCCTTCGCGTCCGAAGGCTTCAAGGACGGCCCCGAAGCGCTCTCTGAACTGCAGATCCGCGGGATCCTCGATCAGAGTCCCAAGTACGCCGGCACCCTGATGGTCAGCGGTTCGCTGTCCGGCGTGGTGCTGCCCGACCAGATCGGCCACCTGCTGCGCGCCGTGCTGGGCATCCCGACCGTCACGGGTGTCGGCCCGTACACGCACACCTTCAACCCCACACAGAGCGCGTGGAGTGCCCTGTCCGCCTTGCCTTCGTACACCTTCACGGTGGTGCGGCCGAGCGCGTCGAGCCTCGCCGGGCAGGTCGTGCAGTACAGCGGCATGGTCTGCCAGAGCTTGAGCTTCAAGTACGCCGCGAACGGACTGCTGATGTTCGACAGTCAGTGGATCGGTAAGGACGCCGCGAGTGTCGCCGCGCCCACCGTAACCCTACCGACATCGACGCCCTTCAACACCAACTGCGCCCTGTCACGCGGTGGCGGCTCGGACGCGACGATTCAGGACTACAACCTCAGCATCACCAACAGCCTCGAGGGCGTGAAGCTCATCGGCACGGGCAACACCATCAGCCGCGTGGCGTTCAGCGGCGCGCGCACCATCACCATCGGCGGTGCGGCGGACTTCCAGTCCCTGGCGCTTTACACCGCGTTCAAGAACTTCACGCAGGAAGCCTGGTCGATCGTGCACACGCAAGGCGCGCACACCCTGACCTTCAGCGTCCCCAAAGCGCTGATCACGGATGCCGGCGTTGCCATCGGAGGGGACGGGCGCATCACGCTGAGCTACAGCGGCGAAGCGCAGTACGACACGGGTACTTCCCGTGCCTTCCAGGCTCAGCTGGTCAACTCCGTCGCCAGCTTCAACTGA
- a CDS encoding phage portal protein family protein, which produces MTKELQLSSTERAELTLTLGSSRAARLFEAADSRLTRPPKGELTGRQDPQVQTTGRYYTQIEDPRKGVLTRLDPVTLERLALDGQVKAGLEIIKLPILTLRPEVVHPEPEVREFLQHEFDRNRLRLMRNILRALEFGFAAAEKVFTYKDTTIQRRGRTLWSGNAVVYEKLKWMHPAAIELITGERGEGLGFKQTSGGRADVPEDKALIYTHDEQFGNRYGNPRTRAAYKYWWWQQLLYQFSNRYMEDQAIPQRKVFYEPDLRVSDPNNPESAYVDLALADALRVAEDSRAGSAIAFPLQEVQNGESLSYQKGWDMEYLTGPQKAGEFITLLDHYDFKKLRAMFVPEKLIASGQGGGSFAMVESLADFFLMSEEALAAEMLEFIAASWARPLIDYNFGSSVVDASFAPVKLSQGNKSFLQDFFKQFLGQVLMYNPGALKVDTEALAKELGVPVLASEIGDGVTAQGAGSDQPGHAAAAPAAIQATAKVPKVHTFDLDVPGVRKATHGREWETQTKAFQELLGELYETWSKGTAKALADVIDVERPAVLESRLRQLQKLALTAYREAIPAGYTLGLGPTPTPDSLATLAERLKLLEEGLARTIATVGQKIATDLPGATASELHGLIQVRMGYVTKQGGGDYWATIVEGWVDKRMQREEDPDVTHGRIRWVLDNLASHCPDCPRHAGVYASIRDLPAIPGDGKTQCGIYCRCWLEEEDANGNWVRRIHDL; this is translated from the coding sequence ATGACCAAAGAACTGCAGCTCTCCAGCACCGAACGCGCGGAGCTCACGCTGACGCTCGGCAGCTCCCGCGCCGCTCGACTCTTCGAAGCCGCTGACAGCCGCCTGACCCGGCCACCCAAAGGGGAACTCACCGGCCGGCAGGATCCGCAAGTGCAGACCACCGGCCGCTACTACACCCAGATCGAAGACCCGCGCAAAGGCGTCCTCACACGCCTCGATCCCGTGACACTCGAACGCCTGGCGCTCGACGGGCAGGTGAAGGCCGGGCTGGAGATCATCAAGCTGCCGATCCTCACGCTGCGCCCCGAGGTCGTGCACCCCGAGCCGGAAGTGCGCGAGTTCCTGCAGCACGAATTCGACCGCAACCGCCTGCGCCTGATGCGCAACATCCTGCGCGCCCTCGAGTTCGGCTTCGCGGCCGCCGAGAAGGTCTTCACGTACAAGGACACCACCATTCAGCGCCGTGGCCGCACTTTGTGGTCCGGGAACGCCGTGGTGTACGAGAAGCTCAAGTGGATGCACCCCGCGGCGATCGAACTGATCACCGGAGAGCGCGGCGAAGGCCTGGGTTTCAAGCAGACCAGCGGCGGTCGCGCGGACGTCCCTGAAGACAAGGCGCTGATCTATACGCACGACGAGCAGTTCGGGAACCGCTACGGCAACCCCCGCACGCGCGCGGCGTACAAGTACTGGTGGTGGCAGCAGCTGCTCTACCAGTTCAGCAACCGCTACATGGAAGACCAGGCGATCCCGCAGCGCAAAGTCTTTTACGAGCCCGACCTGCGAGTCTCCGACCCCAACAACCCCGAGAGCGCGTACGTGGACCTCGCCCTCGCTGACGCCCTACGTGTCGCCGAGGACAGCCGGGCCGGCAGTGCCATCGCCTTCCCCTTGCAGGAAGTGCAGAACGGCGAGAGCCTCAGTTACCAGAAGGGCTGGGACATGGAGTACCTCACCGGCCCGCAGAAGGCCGGCGAGTTCATCACGCTGCTCGATCACTACGACTTCAAGAAACTGCGCGCCATGTTCGTCCCCGAGAAGCTCATCGCGAGTGGCCAGGGTGGCGGCAGCTTCGCGATGGTCGAGAGCCTCGCGGACTTCTTCCTGATGTCCGAAGAGGCCCTCGCCGCCGAGATGCTGGAGTTCATCGCGGCCAGCTGGGCGCGCCCCTTGATCGACTACAACTTCGGATCCTCCGTGGTCGACGCCTCCTTCGCGCCGGTGAAGCTCAGCCAGGGCAACAAGAGCTTCCTGCAGGATTTCTTCAAGCAGTTCCTCGGTCAGGTGCTGATGTACAATCCCGGCGCCCTCAAGGTCGACACCGAGGCTCTCGCCAAGGAACTCGGCGTGCCGGTGCTCGCTTCGGAAATCGGGGACGGCGTGACGGCCCAGGGCGCCGGGAGCGACCAGCCCGGGCACGCCGCTGCAGCTCCAGCAGCGATTCAGGCCACGGCCAAGGTCCCCAAGGTTCACACCTTCGACCTCGATGTGCCCGGCGTGCGCAAAGCCACACACGGCCGCGAGTGGGAGACGCAGACGAAAGCCTTCCAGGAACTCCTCGGCGAGCTGTACGAGACCTGGTCGAAAGGGACCGCGAAAGCCCTCGCTGACGTGATCGACGTCGAGCGTCCGGCCGTGCTGGAGTCCCGACTGCGGCAACTGCAGAAGCTGGCCCTCACCGCGTACCGTGAAGCCATCCCGGCCGGTTACACCCTCGGCCTCGGCCCCACCCCCACACCAGACAGCCTGGCCACCCTCGCTGAGCGGCTCAAGCTCCTCGAGGAAGGACTGGCCCGCACGATCGCCACAGTCGGGCAGAAGATCGCCACAGACCTGCCCGGCGCCACGGCGAGCGAGCTGCACGGCCTCATCCAGGTCAGAATGGGCTACGTGACCAAGCAGGGCGGCGGTGACTACTGGGCGACCATCGTCGAAGGCTGGGTGGACAAGCGCATGCAGCGCGAAGAGGACCCGGACGTCACGCACGGCCGCATCCGCTGGGTGCTCGACAACCTCGCCAGCCACTGCCCTGACTGCCCCCGGCATGCGGGCGTCTACGCTTCCATTCGGGACCTGCCCGCCATTCCAGGCGACGGCAAGACCCAGTGCGGCATCTACTGCCGCTGCTGGCTCGAAGAGGAAGACGCGAACGGCAACTGGGTGCGTCGCATACACGATCTGTAA
- a CDS encoding capsid cement protein: MAQRGQSIALTAAIALTGRTLVKLSASKTATTAVAAADQPVGVVEFDTPAGSGATVMVSGVAKVRAGAAVAAGARVTADAQGRAVTAAPAAGVNNGIAGIALEAAAAAGDEIDVLLSPGVFQG, from the coding sequence ATGGCTCAACGTGGACAATCCATCGCCCTCACTGCTGCGATCGCACTCACCGGCCGCACGCTCGTCAAACTCAGCGCCAGCAAGACTGCCACGACCGCCGTGGCAGCCGCTGACCAGCCCGTCGGTGTTGTCGAGTTCGACACGCCCGCCGGGTCCGGCGCGACCGTCATGGTGTCCGGTGTCGCGAAGGTGCGCGCTGGCGCCGCCGTCGCTGCCGGTGCCCGCGTCACCGCTGACGCGCAGGGGCGCGCCGTGACCGCCGCACCCGCCGCGGGCGTGAACAACGGCATTGCCGGGATCGCCCTCGAGGCGGCCGCTGCGGCCGGTGACGAGATCGACGTCCTGCTCAGCCCTGGCGTTTTCCAGGGTTAA